One Cervus canadensis isolate Bull #8, Minnesota chromosome 1, ASM1932006v1, whole genome shotgun sequence genomic window carries:
- the NUDT6 gene encoding nucleoside diphosphate-linked moiety X motif 6 isoform X3 yields the protein MWKFPGGLSEPGEDIGDTAVREVFEETGIKSEFRSLLSIRQQHTHPGAFGKSDMYIICRLKPYSFTVNFCQHECLKCEWMDLSDLVKTKNTTPITSRVARLLLYGYREGFDKIDLTMEELPAVYTGLFYKLYHKKLPDSYKTMTGMD from the coding sequence GAGATACAGCAGTTCGAGAAGTTTTTGAAGAGACTGGTATTAAATCAGAATTCAGATCCCTCCTGAGTATTCGGCAACAGCACACCCATCCGGGAGCTTTTGGGAAGTCAGATATGTATATTATCTGCCGCTTAAAGCCATATTCATTCACCGTAAATTTTTGCCAGCATGAATGCTTAAAGTGTGAGTGGATGGATCTCAGTGATCTAGTCAAGACTAAAAATACAACTCCCATCACAAGCAGAGTTGCAAGACTGCTGCTATATGGGTACAGAGAAGGGTTTGACAAAATTGATCTGACCATGGAAGAACTGCCAGCAGTTTACACAGGCTTGTTCTATAAACTCTATCACAAGAAACTGCCAGACAGTTACAAAACTATGACAGGAATGGATTAA